One window from the genome of Faecalibacterium sp. HTF-F encodes:
- the csm2 gene encoding type III-A CRISPR-associated protein Csm2, which yields MAGLNDNGRSYGGGGYNNNRSGYSNSYNGNRSSSGSYNSRSSYGQQKELPPEITPKKVPEDYVDEAERIMRSLMSQPKKVTTSKIRNLLSLVTDIYNEENIRTEEKLRPESVVKLNLMRVRVAYECGRDNRDDTVKTFVKQTNLLEYLKGISDDRADLIRFAHYMEALVAFHCYFSGKEG from the coding sequence ATGGCAGGATTGAATGATAATGGCCGCAGCTATGGCGGCGGTGGCTATAACAACAACCGGAGCGGATATAGCAACAGCTACAACGGAAACCGCAGCAGTTCCGGCAGCTATAACAGCCGTAGCAGCTATGGGCAGCAGAAAGAGCTGCCGCCGGAGATCACGCCGAAAAAGGTGCCGGAAGATTATGTAGACGAAGCCGAGCGTATTATGCGCAGCCTCATGAGCCAGCCCAAAAAAGTGACCACTAGCAAGATTCGCAACCTGCTGAGCCTTGTGACAGATATCTATAACGAGGAAAACATCCGCACCGAGGAGAAACTGCGACCCGAAAGTGTGGTCAAGCTCAACCTGATGCGGGTCCGGGTGGCTTACGAGTGTGGACGTGACAATCGTGATGATACTGTAAAGACCTTTGTAAAGCAGACAAACCTGCTGGAATACCTCAAAGGCATTTCCGATGACCGTGCGGACCTGATCCGCTTTGCACACTACATGGAAGCGCTGGTCGCTTTCCACTGCTACTTTAGCGGCAAGGAGGGGTAA
- the csm3 gene encoding type III-A CRISPR-associated RAMP protein Csm3, which produces MYGKILIRCDLEVRTGMHIGGSSAFSAIGAVDSPVVRDPYTGYPIVPGSSLKGKLRTLLARSTCQDIEHMPAFDKDDERILRLFGSSEPVRRSRLQFADAFLSNVKELSNVGVTEVKTENAISRANSVANPRQIERVIAGAKFGVSIIYDVTDPAQVEEDLSLLAKGMKLLQMDYLGGHGSRGSGRVSLKNFALEGYGAQADLSRLKSLFDEVDSYELFSV; this is translated from the coding sequence ATGTATGGAAAAATTCTGATCCGGTGCGATCTGGAAGTGCGCACCGGTATGCACATCGGCGGTTCCTCTGCCTTTTCTGCCATTGGTGCTGTGGACAGCCCGGTGGTGCGTGACCCCTATACCGGTTATCCCATCGTACCCGGCAGCAGTCTGAAAGGCAAACTGCGCACCCTGCTGGCCCGCAGCACCTGTCAGGATATCGAACACATGCCTGCTTTCGACAAGGACGACGAGCGCATTCTGCGTCTGTTCGGTTCCTCGGAGCCGGTGCGCCGTTCCCGCCTGCAGTTTGCGGATGCCTTTTTGTCCAATGTAAAAGAGCTTTCCAATGTGGGTGTGACCGAGGTCAAGACCGAAAACGCAATTTCCCGTGCCAACTCTGTGGCCAATCCCCGCCAGATCGAACGTGTGATCGCCGGTGCAAAGTTCGGTGTCAGCATCATTTACGATGTGACCGACCCGGCACAGGTCGAGGAAGATCTTTCTCTTCTGGCCAAAGGCATGAAGCTGCTGCAGATGGATTATCTGGGCGGCCATGGTTCCCGCGGCAGCGGCCGTGTCAGCCTGAAAAACTTTGCGCTGGAAGGCTATGGCGCGCAGGCGGATCTCAGCCGCCTGAAATCCCTCTTTGATGAGGTGGATAGTTATGAACTATTTTCTGTTTAA
- the csm5 gene encoding type III-A CRISPR-associated RAMP protein Csm5 — translation MIQQDHLQIFDLTLNVWAPLFVGNGSSYTKKEYMYNTRNGKVSFLDEQKFFSFLVEHDLVDKYGQFMLSEQSNLWAFLTKDCGISDAELKTLTRYQIEVGDALDAEHSLKEIHAFQRDAQGHAYIPGSSIKGALRTAWLLSAVLADRSTGHSLEQNRRAAFPEEKYVNQLHLHGSIASDAVNSIFRGIQVSDSAPIPDAQMVLVGKFDALVNGSFAKGSNRGIPMCRECAASGTKVRFKLTLDQSVLKGRITKESLLEAIQQFDTYYEQTYSRHFTPPSGAVNLPQQPHLILGGGSGFFAKSLAYPYLGEEEGLRWTAEQMKQMFRNHKHERDAENGISPHTMKYARFRGRLYPYGYCGVSIL, via the coding sequence ATGATTCAGCAGGATCATCTGCAGATCTTTGACCTTACTCTGAATGTATGGGCACCTCTGTTTGTTGGCAACGGCAGCAGCTATACCAAAAAAGAGTACATGTACAACACCCGCAATGGCAAAGTCTCCTTTCTGGACGAGCAAAAATTTTTCAGTTTTCTGGTCGAGCACGATCTGGTGGACAAGTACGGACAGTTTATGCTTAGCGAGCAGTCCAATCTCTGGGCCTTTCTGACCAAAGACTGCGGCATTTCCGATGCAGAACTGAAAACGCTGACGCGCTATCAGATCGAGGTGGGGGACGCCCTGGATGCGGAGCACTCGCTGAAAGAGATCCATGCTTTCCAGCGTGATGCGCAAGGTCATGCCTACATTCCCGGCAGCAGCATCAAGGGTGCGCTGCGTACCGCATGGCTGCTGAGTGCGGTATTGGCTGACCGCAGCACCGGACACAGCCTTGAACAAAACCGCCGAGCCGCCTTTCCGGAAGAGAAATATGTCAACCAGCTGCATCTGCATGGAAGCATCGCTTCGGACGCCGTCAACAGCATTTTCCGTGGCATTCAGGTCTCCGACAGTGCCCCCATCCCGGATGCGCAGATGGTCCTTGTCGGAAAATTTGATGCACTTGTGAACGGTTCCTTTGCGAAGGGCAGTAATCGCGGCATCCCCATGTGTCGGGAATGCGCCGCGTCCGGCACTAAGGTCCGCTTCAAGCTGACGCTGGATCAGTCGGTGCTGAAGGGGCGCATTACCAAAGAGTCCCTTCTGGAGGCCATTCAGCAGTTTGATACTTATTACGAGCAGACGTATAGCAGGCACTTCACCCCGCCGAGCGGTGCCGTCAACCTGCCGCAGCAGCCACACCTGATCCTGGGCGGCGGCTCCGGCTTTTTTGCCAAGTCGCTGGCGTACCCCTATCTGGGTGAAGAAGAGGGACTGCGCTGGACGGCAGAACAAATGAAGCAAATGTTCCGCAACCACAAGCATGAGCGTGATGCCGAAAATGGCATTTCCCCGCACACCATGAAATATGCTCGTTTTCGTGGTCGGCTTTATCCCTATGGATATTGCGGGGTGAGTATCTTATGA
- the cas10 gene encoding type III-A CRISPR-associated protein Cas10/Csm1: MNVLTLQSTYGGLLHDTGKAVYRAGGQRGSHSEQGYQFLHGVLSGADWAPALDCVRYHHAAALRGAAKALPADSPAYIVYLADDLSAAADRREVEGESSSFRRDLPLDSVFTHLNGSHPGWMMPAQPQDGSLKLPRPQQPLSASVYADAVRKLSECLPDLQPQPEWINSLLGLLETQFSCFPSSTFTGESPDVSLFDHAKTTAAIAACISEYVQANNITDLRKALFEQEKDFCQKDAFLLYTADFSRIQKFLYTVHTENALRSLRSRSFFLELLMEHYLDELLAGCGVSRANLIYSGGGHCYVLLPNTAAVADTLTRWNRQFNRWLQQQFGTQLFLANAWTPCSGNDLTNTPAEKSPYKELFRRVNRLLEQHKFHRYTAEDLRLLNSTAAYPDGRECKVCGTSANLKDDLCPWCKLFVDLSIKIQNKRVLVVSRQPSAADDCTLPALDGGSEYLSLTDQFSARKRLASGEPVARVYTKNAPFTGLTYSTNLYVGDYAASNSMEELAGQSEGVRRIAVCRMDVDNLGHAFISGFEQENEKDPVKRMHYVTLSRASAFSRQMSLFFKCYINGILEGLHVSIVYAGGDDVFLVGAWNDVLEAAQRIQRNFTAFSCGALTLSAGIGIFDDHYPIRLSAEETAALEESAKHLPGKNAVALFTPERKAVRDAKGNLLVQPEQGHIYAWDVFRTKVLTEKVGCLQSFFGKDNAEHGNAMLYNLLALLREAENDRINLARYAYLLARLSPKKNAPGYKLYEQFSHSMMDWALDAVQRHQLITAIYIYVYQNRKGGDTDGRIE, translated from the coding sequence TTGAACGTTCTCACCCTGCAGTCCACCTATGGCGGGCTGCTGCACGACACCGGCAAAGCGGTGTACCGTGCCGGTGGGCAGCGCGGCAGCCACAGTGAACAGGGCTACCAATTTTTGCACGGCGTTTTGTCCGGCGCAGACTGGGCCCCGGCGCTGGACTGTGTGCGCTACCACCACGCCGCCGCGCTGCGCGGTGCAGCAAAGGCGCTGCCAGCCGATTCCCCGGCCTATATCGTTTATCTGGCAGATGATCTTTCTGCCGCCGCAGACCGCCGGGAGGTCGAAGGCGAAAGCAGTTCCTTCCGGCGGGATCTTCCGCTGGACTCGGTGTTCACCCACCTGAACGGTTCCCACCCCGGTTGGATGATGCCTGCGCAGCCGCAGGACGGCAGCCTGAAGCTGCCACGGCCGCAGCAGCCGCTTTCCGCTTCCGTTTATGCAGATGCCGTGCGCAAGCTGAGCGAGTGTCTGCCGGATCTGCAGCCGCAGCCGGAGTGGATCAACTCGCTGCTGGGTCTGCTGGAAACGCAGTTCAGCTGTTTTCCGTCCAGCACCTTTACCGGCGAAAGCCCGGATGTCTCTCTGTTTGACCACGCCAAGACCACCGCAGCCATTGCGGCGTGCATCAGCGAATATGTGCAGGCAAACAACATCACCGACCTGCGCAAGGCACTTTTTGAGCAGGAGAAGGATTTTTGCCAGAAGGACGCTTTTCTGCTCTATACCGCTGATTTTTCCCGCATCCAGAAGTTTCTTTATACCGTCCATACCGAAAACGCCCTGCGCTCCCTGCGCAGCCGGTCGTTCTTTCTGGAGCTGCTCATGGAGCACTATCTGGACGAGCTTCTGGCCGGGTGCGGCGTGTCCCGCGCCAACCTGATCTACAGCGGCGGCGGACACTGCTATGTGCTGCTGCCCAACACTGCCGCTGTGGCCGATACCCTGACCCGGTGGAACCGGCAGTTCAACCGCTGGCTGCAGCAGCAGTTCGGCACCCAGCTGTTTCTGGCCAACGCATGGACACCCTGCTCCGGCAACGACCTGACCAATACCCCGGCTGAAAAAAGCCCCTACAAAGAGCTGTTCCGCCGGGTGAACCGGCTGCTGGAACAGCACAAATTCCACCGCTATACCGCAGAGGATCTGCGGCTGCTGAACAGCACCGCCGCTTACCCGGATGGCCGGGAATGCAAGGTGTGCGGCACCAGTGCCAACCTGAAGGATGATCTCTGCCCTTGGTGCAAACTGTTCGTAGATCTTTCCATTAAGATCCAGAACAAGCGCGTTCTGGTGGTAAGCCGTCAGCCCTCGGCTGCCGATGACTGTACGCTGCCTGCACTGGACGGCGGCAGCGAATATCTGTCCCTGACGGATCAGTTCTCTGCCCGCAAACGGCTGGCTTCCGGCGAGCCTGTCGCGCGTGTATATACCAAAAATGCACCGTTCACCGGCCTTACTTACAGCACCAACCTGTATGTGGGCGATTACGCCGCCAGCAACAGCATGGAAGAACTGGCAGGGCAGTCCGAGGGCGTGCGCCGCATTGCGGTCTGCCGTATGGATGTGGACAACCTCGGCCATGCCTTCATCTCCGGTTTTGAACAGGAAAACGAGAAAGACCCTGTCAAACGGATGCACTATGTTACCCTGTCCCGCGCCTCGGCGTTCTCCCGGCAGATGTCGCTGTTTTTCAAGTGCTACATCAACGGCATTCTAGAGGGCTTGCATGTAAGCATCGTCTATGCCGGCGGCGATGATGTATTCCTTGTGGGCGCATGGAACGATGTTCTGGAAGCAGCACAGCGCATCCAGCGTAATTTCACCGCATTTTCCTGCGGAGCACTGACCCTCAGCGCAGGCATCGGCATCTTTGATGACCATTACCCCATCCGGCTTTCCGCCGAGGAAACTGCCGCGCTGGAAGAATCGGCCAAGCATCTGCCCGGCAAAAATGCAGTGGCACTGTTTACGCCGGAGCGCAAAGCAGTCCGGGATGCAAAGGGCAATCTGCTGGTGCAGCCGGAGCAGGGACATATCTATGCGTGGGATGTATTCCGTACAAAGGTCCTGACCGAAAAGGTCGGCTGCCTGCAAAGCTTCTTCGGCAAGGATAACGCTGAGCATGGAAACGCCATGCTCTACAATCTTCTGGCACTGCTGCGGGAAGCAGAAAACGACCGCATCAACCTTGCACGGTACGCTTACCTGCTGGCGCGGCTTTCCCCCAAAAAGAATGCACCAGGTTATAAACTTTACGAGCAATTCTCTCACAGCATGATGGATTGGGCATTGGATGCCGTACAGCGTCACCAGCTCATCACCGCAATTTATATTTATGTCTATCAGAACAGAAAGGGTGGCGACACAGATGGCAGGATTGAATGA
- the csm4 gene encoding type III-A CRISPR-associated RAMP protein Csm4, with protein sequence MNYFLFKLQFDTAVHFGGADSALSLYTSEETLRADTLFSALCHETLVQHGEEALEQLCAQVRQGKFLLSDTMPWYGETFYLPKPIAASESTEEVETTLRKKVKKLAWIPVLEFDRYARSLHEGHFTPDEQPESFGTHYEQTKAAVPMQGDTMPYQVGLFRFAPDCGLYFICGFTEDGQDEDLEYLLDWLGATGIGGKVSSGYGKFHVVDKIYLNEPFDDQTEWMYHALSSEHAPYLLLSTSLPQTDELDHALEGASFQLVRRSGFMASDRVETPLKKKTQYALSAGSVLQNRYQGALYDVGLSDVHPVYRYSKPIFMGVTL encoded by the coding sequence ATGAACTATTTTCTGTTTAAGCTTCAATTTGACACAGCTGTTCATTTTGGAGGGGCCGACTCTGCATTGTCGCTTTATACCTCCGAAGAAACCCTGCGGGCAGATACCCTGTTTTCTGCCCTCTGCCATGAGACCCTCGTCCAGCACGGAGAAGAAGCCTTAGAACAGCTTTGTGCGCAGGTCCGGCAGGGAAAATTCCTGCTCAGCGATACAATGCCCTGGTATGGCGAAACGTTTTACCTGCCAAAGCCCATTGCCGCGTCAGAATCCACCGAGGAGGTAGAAACCACCCTGCGTAAAAAGGTAAAAAAGCTAGCCTGGATCCCTGTGTTGGAATTTGACCGCTACGCCAGAAGCCTGCATGAAGGTCATTTTACCCCTGACGAGCAACCGGAAAGTTTTGGCACCCACTATGAGCAGACCAAGGCAGCCGTTCCCATGCAGGGGGATACCATGCCGTATCAGGTTGGACTGTTCCGTTTTGCGCCGGACTGCGGACTGTATTTCATCTGCGGATTTACCGAAGATGGTCAGGATGAAGATCTGGAGTATCTGCTGGATTGGCTGGGCGCTACCGGCATCGGCGGCAAAGTCAGCTCTGGTTATGGAAAGTTCCATGTTGTAGACAAGATTTATCTGAACGAACCTTTTGACGATCAGACGGAGTGGATGTATCATGCACTTTCTTCCGAGCATGCTCCTTATCTGCTGCTGAGTACCAGCCTGCCGCAGACAGATGAACTGGATCATGCATTAGAGGGTGCCTCCTTCCAGCTGGTGCGCCGCAGCGGCTTCATGGCATCCGATCGTGTGGAAACTCCACTGAAGAAAAAAACGCAGTATGCCCTTTCGGCAGGATCTGTCCTGCAAAATCGTTATCAGGGTGCTTTGTATGATGTTGGTTTGTCGGATGTGCATCCGGTATACCGCTATTCCAAGCCAATCTTTATGGGGGTGACATTATGA
- a CDS encoding TM1812 family CRISPR-associated protein, translating into MLKTYITTVPLQGKLDPMLYQRERAEAPTATCFPIVQVMRDTLEPGDTVQLLAIRQENADTARNYQRLLEELAQLGIAEHQVRQIDLPEDQCPETLIGLCRDLVDALPQVTRVYACITYGSKSIPVVTLTALTCAEATHTELEVGGVYYGEVKRENGQVLSARLYDMAALYQLSGLVGTMRDSRTAEQVFHQLIWMNEHRED; encoded by the coding sequence GTGCTGAAGACTTATATCACCACCGTGCCTTTGCAGGGAAAGCTGGACCCTATGCTGTACCAGCGGGAGCGGGCAGAGGCCCCCACGGCTACCTGTTTTCCCATCGTGCAGGTGATGCGGGATACCCTTGAACCCGGGGACACGGTGCAGCTGCTGGCCATCCGGCAGGAAAATGCCGATACCGCCCGCAATTATCAGCGCCTGCTGGAAGAGCTGGCACAGCTGGGCATTGCGGAACATCAGGTGCGGCAGATCGACCTGCCGGAGGATCAGTGTCCGGAAACACTGATCGGCCTGTGCCGGGATCTGGTGGATGCCCTGCCGCAGGTCACCCGGGTGTATGCCTGCATCACTTACGGATCCAAGAGCATCCCGGTGGTCACGCTGACGGCATTGACCTGCGCTGAAGCTACCCATACGGAGCTGGAAGTAGGCGGTGTGTATTATGGCGAGGTCAAGCGGGAAAACGGGCAGGTGCTCAGCGCGCGGCTTTACGATATGGCGGCACTGTATCAGCTTTCCGGGCTGGTAGGTACCATGCGCGACAGCAGGACCGCCGAACAAGTGTTCCATCAGCTGATCTGGATGAACGAGCACCGGGAGGACTGA